Below is a genomic region from Syntrophorhabdaceae bacterium.
TGGGGCATATGTAGCACCATGCCCGCTGATGGACTGCCAGGGCCAAAATTACTCCTAAAGCCGTCGTAATGGTGAGGAGGACCATGAAGAAACCGCCTATTCCGGTGAAGTCGGGCCACAATCTCGTGATCTGGAATCCGAGCATGGCCAAAAGAAAGGTAAGTACCCCTATCCTCAGGGGTAAGCCCCGGAGCCATACGGGAATCCTCCTGCCGGGGCTGATACACTTCATGTATCCATCGGCAAAGGAGCCCCTCGGGCAGTACCAGTTGCACCATTTTCTTCCCTTGAAGAAGGCCATACCCACGCCCGCCGCCATACATAGGGGAATGAAATAACCGATAAGGGGAAAGATCCAGCCCAGCCCGAGAAGAACCAGGAAAAGAGCCCCCATGACAACCTGCTTCCCCTTCCTCGTTTTCTTTATTCGTGCCGTCCCCCTGTCTCCCGGTTTTGTCCGCGGACCTTGCGCGCCATCGCTCTTCCGGAATGTTTGATCTTCCATTCTATTTATTCCTTTCTGAATAGCCGGCCCCATCATGTGCCTCCCCATATTACCTCTTTTATTTACCTGTTTCGCAACAATGCAACTTTATGATAAAAAAAGGGAGATCCAAACCTGTCAGCCATTCTCCCCGTCTGTTCTGTGCTGAAGCGCCCTGGCGATCCCATCTTTTTCTCTAAGCGAATCGAGCAGTACGTCGCGCATTATTCCGCAGGCCTCCGTAATTTTTGGGACGGCGAGCTTATAGTACACCGCGAGCCCTTCCCTTCTCGATGTGACTATGCCTTTTTGTCTCAATATCGTGAGATGCTGGGAGAGATTCGCCTTGCTTATACCCATCGCTTTTATTATGTCCCCCACGGCCATCTCTCCGTCTTTCAGGAGGTGGAGGATGAAGAGTCTCTTCGGGTTCGCGAGGGTCTGACATATTTCCGATTGGAGCTCAAAAACCTTCATATCTCTGCTCGAAACCATAAGGACCTCTTCGTTCACTTGTTTCTAAATACCTAAACCAGTATAATATCCAAACAGTCGGGTGTCAAGCCTTTTGCGCCTTACTGCGGGCTCCTTCCGGAAGACGGAGGATCGACGTGACCGGTCTCACAGAAAAAGGAAGAGGGGCTAAGATATATTGACACAGGTGCCGCGATAAGGGCATATTTATTGGCAATCAAATTGGTAAGAATTGCAACGCTTGCTATGAGGAGCTTTGGAAGCTTCGCACCTTCTGCCTGCAGATGCAGACAGAAATCAAGGAGAATGACAATGGGGAAAACTATTGGATGGATTAAGGTAGCGCTCCTTTCGTGCGCCTTTGTCGCGGCCTTTACTGCCGGTCATGGATGGGCACAGACGCAAAGGGAGGACAAAACGCTCGCGAAGTTTGCGAGTCCCGAGGCATATACCCGTTTGGCGGCAAAGGCCGCGAGCGCGGGCAGCGTCCGGACGCTGGTCCGGATTGAAGCTCCCTTTACTCCGGAGCTTTCCCTCAGCCAGACTGAAATGAATTCTCAACGTGCTGCCATGGCGGCGGCACAGAAAAGCCTTATTTCAGAGCTCGAAGGGATGGGCATAAAGACGGCGGAATCTTACCGCTATAAATATGTCCCTTATATATTATTAAGGGCGGACAAAACGGCCCTTGCAGCTCTTGCGGCCTCATCGCGCGTCGCGGCGATCGAAGAGGATGTGCTCTCCAAACCCATGGCCACGCCGGGATGGGATACTATCCAGGTAGAGGCGAACGTTCTCCATGCAGCGGGCCATACAGGCTCGGGGGCATATGTAGCGGTCCTCGATACGGGCGTGGATAAAACCCATCCTTATCTTGCTGGCGCGGTCGCATCGGAGGCGTGCTACTCTTCCAATAACGAGACCTACAACAGCACCTCTCTCTGCCCGGGTCAGGCGCCGGAATCAACGGCTGTCGATTCGGCGCTGCCCTATGGCACGGGCGTCTGCCCTGCGGGAGATTGTGATCATGGAACACACGTGTCCGGCACCGTGGCAGGCAGGAGCGGCATAGTCGGCAGCCCGGGACCCGGCATGGCTCCGGGTGCGTCACTTATTGCCGTTCAGGTATTCTCCCGCTTTGACAACGCGGGCGCATGCGGCGGAAGTCCGACATGCGCCCTATCCTTCTCTTCCGACCAGATCAAGGGCCTCGAGCGCGTCTATGAGCTGCGCAACGGCTTTAACATCGCCGCGGTAAATATGAGTCTGGGCGGCGGAGAGTATTTCAGCGCCGGTTCCTGCAATCGCGCGAACGGGGCCGTTAAAGCCGTGATCGATCTTTTGAGGGGGGTAGGCATTGCCTCGGTGATATCAAGCGGAAACAGCGGTTACTGCGGCTCCATGGGCTCTCCCGGCTGTATTTCCACCGCCGTAAGCGTGGGCGCCACGGACAGTGACGACCTGGTGGCCGACTACTCCAACAGCGCCTCGTTCCTGAGTATCCTCGCTCCGGGCTCGGCTATCACCTCTTCTGTTCCGGGCGGCACGTACGACTCGTGGAACGGCACTTCCATGGCAGCGCCCCATGTCGCGGGCGCCTGGGCGCTCATCAAGGCGGACCGGGCTGACGCCACGGTGACCGACGTCCTCAATGGTCTCGTTGCAACCGGGGTGAGCGTCAGGGATACGGGAAAATGTCCTTCCGTCACCAAGAAAAGGATCAACGTCTATGATGCGTATAACCGCCTCATTCCTCCGCCGGTTATCACCGTCTCCCCCATGACGGTCAATTTTGGCATTGTGAAAGAGGGTGTTCCCTCTGCCGCAAAAACAATTACCATCAAAAATACCGGTCCCATCCACTGTGCCCCGTTGAACGTGGACAGCATCACCGTGAGCCCCGCGGGCGAATTCACCCTGACCGGCGCCGCCTGTCCCCCCATTGAACGATTAGCCACCTGCACTTTTACCGCACAGGTTAATGCAACGGACTACGGCATCCGCACGGCCGATCTGACCATCGCCTCCGATGCTCCGAAGAAACCGGCGATCATCGTGAGACTCACCGCAAACGCCAAGGCGCCGGTGAGCTCCGTCACCCCCATTACCACGAATTTCGGCGTCATACCCATAGGAAGTCCGTCGGTAAAGGTGCTGAGGGTCAAGAATACGGGGATTTCAGACCTTGATATTGCAAGCATTGTCCCCGGCGGCGATGCGTCTTTTACGGTAGATAGCAGCGACTGCCCGGCCACTCTCACGCAAGGTCAGTCATGCGAGCTGGCGGCCACATTCACCCCCACCACGACCGACAACGTGATCGGTACCATTACCATTACGTCAAATGATCCCGATGCAAGACGGACCGTCATCATCGCTAACCTCAAAGGTAAAGGGCGGTAGGCAAGTTTGCCCGAAGTTTCAGGCGGCAGGGTTCCACGAGACCCTGCCGCCTTTTTATCCTCGAACGGGCCCTTCCCCCCCACGCCGCCTCACCGACCAAGGCCCTCCCCGGAGGGCCTTGCGCAATCGGGATAATTGTATTATAATAAATACATGACAAACAACGAAAAAAAGCTGGTTCATGAGTTTTCGGACGATGTTTTCAAGGGGTCCATGGTTCGCCAGGAGTATCCCAGATGTACTTGCGGAAAGATGTTTACGGCAAAGGAAATCGCGGATGCACCGGCGGTCTATTTTAGAGAGGTGGACGTATTGGGGAAGAAGTACACCCTGATCGAGCCTCTCTGTCCTGTGTGCAAACAGAGAATAGAAGCTCATTACCACATATTAAACTGAGGGGGCGGCCTTACGGCCGTCCCTGAAGCTCCTTTTTCTTCACTTTTATATATTTTCTTCCCCACCCTTCCCCATCGCTAAAGGTAATCGTCTATCTCTGGTATTTTGCGCCAATGGCCCACAATCCATCGTTGGGGACCCCTTTTTTGAACCTTCTTCCGGAGGTCAAATCTTTTTCTCGTCAAAGCCTTGACCTTCATCCCCTCCACCATTATATTTAATTTTGAAATAATAAAATACCGGGTGAGGGCACTTGCGGCACAGTTGTCTACCCGGGATATATTCGGGACGGGTCTTTTTGCGACCACCTCTTCGTCTTACTTGTTCTTCGCCTCTCCACGAGTAAGCCGGTGTTCAGCCCGCATTCCGCGACCCTATTGAACAGAAAAGGGGACGGCCTTGACAGACGGCATCAAAACACTGGTATGTGACGATGATCCCGAAGTTCTCCTGCTCATGGCTTCAGTACTGTCAAAAGCGGGATATCCGGTTGTAAAGGCGGCGACGGGCAGGGGATGCCTCGAGACGGTCTATGCCGAGCGACCCGGCCTGGTGTTGCTCGACGTGATGCTCCCCGACATGAGGGGCGACACGGTCTGCAGGAAAATCAAAAGCGATCATTCTCTGGAAGGCACCTTCGTGATCCTCACGTCGGGGATACAGGTTTCTTCCGACAATCAGGCAAAGGGGCTCCAGATCGGGGCGGACGGATACATCGTCAAACCCGTCTCGAATAAGGAGCTTGTCGCCCGCGTTCAAGCCATGGACCGCATAAAACGCGCGGAAGACGCCCTCCGGGAAAAAGAAAAACAGCAGGAAAAGCTGATTGCGGACCTCCAGGCGGCCCTTGCGGAAATCAAGACCCTGAAAGGATTCATCCCCATCTGCGCCTCGTGCAAGAAGATCAGGGACGACGAAGGGTATTGGAACCAGCTTGAGGCGTACCTGAGCAAGCATACCGATGCCATCTTCAGCCACGGCCTCTGCCCGGATTGTGCGGACAAGCTGAGGGACGAGGTCAGGCAGCGGATGAAGAACAAATGATCGTCCCTACCTCCGTGCCACTCCCTTAAAAAAGGTATAGCTGAATGTTCCGTCATTTCCGGCAGTCTTTTTGAGTTCTTCTATGCCCTCTTCCCACGCGGCCTTATCGATCATGCCGAGCCCCAGGGCCTGCTCCTTCACCCCTTCCACCATGGCGATAAAGGTATTCTTCGTAAACCCTTCCACCAGCCCCGGCATGCTTGAATCAACGTACACCACCCTGGGGGACACCTTGATTTCGGTAAAACCGGCGTGTGCCAGGAGCGGGTATAGTTGCCTGCCTATAAGTGAATTTCCCCCTGTTCCCGCCTGTATTCTTATAAGACATTCAATCGTTTTGCCTGCTTTTTCGCTTTCGGGATAAAAATAGGCAGAGCCGTGGTCCCCTTCGATCACCGTAATGGACCCTTCGGGCTTTAGAACCTTTCTCAGGCTCATGAGGGCCTCCAGGGGCCGGGAAAGGTGCTCCAGGACAAAACAGACGAAGATATGGTCGAAACTCTCTTCGTCAAAATTCAGGTTATAGATGTCCCCAGTCTCGAACCGGACATTGGGAAGACCTTCTCTTTCCGCCAGGGCGGCCGCTTTTTCAAGTGATCGGGGAGAGATATCGATTGAAATGAATTCGGCCCCGGGGCTTTTTTTCGCGAGGATCATTGTTTGTGCCCCCACACCGCATCCTGCTTCGAGGACCCTGGCGCCCCGGGGGTAAAAGGTATCGCCATGGAGGAGTTCCGTGAGGGTCGATGCCTGATCATGCAGCCTCTCCCGCTCCCGTTGTGAATACCCGTGCACGTATTGGTCCTGGTTCATAATGCCCCTTGCCTCCGCCGTCTCATGGGATCGTAAAAATTCGTTCAATGAGGGTGCGGTGATCTCCCGTCCTTCAAGAACATACGCCCTCCTTATTGGCACGGAACGAATTCGACGCCATCGGCGATTATGATGGGCATTCCATTACTATTCTGTTTGACGGAGAGATAGACCGGCTCCTGCATTACTCCGTTCGCCGTCACAAAAAGGGCATTGCCCTTGAGCTGCCAATTGCCGCCCGATGTCCTGTTCCGCTGGCTCGAGAAATTCCCGGCAACCCCGCTCGAATGGCCCTCATTTTTCGCACCGGTAGTATACCTCCCGTCCCTGAAAAACTGATAGCGGGTCGTGCTGCTGTAGCCCGTTGTTTTATTATATTTAAAAGAACACCACGGCGTTGTGGTGAGAAGGTCTGCCAACTGGCTCCTCTCCTGGGCCCATGCCGAAAATCCGCATAATAAAAGAACTGCCCCTCCCAAAAACGCATATC
It encodes:
- a CDS encoding 4Fe-4S binding protein — protein: MEDQTFRKSDGAQGPRTKPGDRGTARIKKTRKGKQVVMGALFLVLLGLGWIFPLIGYFIPLCMAAGVGMAFFKGRKWCNWYCPRGSFADGYMKCISPGRRIPVWLRGLPLRIGVLTFLLAMLGFQITRLWPDFTGIGGFFMVLLTITTALGVILALAVHQRAWCYICPIGTMSNWVGRNKYPLAFDEEKCVECNACAKSCPMQLSPYSRETTGMEGQGDCLKCGLCVATCPKSALTFK
- a CDS encoding methyltransferase domain-containing protein yields the protein MNEFLRSHETAEARGIMNQDQYVHGYSQRERERLHDQASTLTELLHGDTFYPRGARVLEAGCGVGAQTMILAKKSPGAEFISIDISPRSLEKAAALAEREGLPNVRFETGDIYNLNFDEESFDHIFVCFVLEHLSRPLEALMSLRKVLKPEGSITVIEGDHGSAYFYPESEKAGKTIECLIRIQAGTGGNSLIGRQLYPLLAHAGFTEIKVSPRVVYVDSSMPGLVEGFTKNTFIAMVEGVKEQALGLGMIDKAAWEEGIEELKKTAGNDGTFSYTFFKGVARR
- a CDS encoding response regulator, with product MTDGIKTLVCDDDPEVLLLMASVLSKAGYPVVKAATGRGCLETVYAERPGLVLLDVMLPDMRGDTVCRKIKSDHSLEGTFVILTSGIQVSSDNQAKGLQIGADGYIVKPVSNKELVARVQAMDRIKRAEDALREKEKQQEKLIADLQAALAEIKTLKGFIPICASCKKIRDDEGYWNQLEAYLSKHTDAIFSHGLCPDCADKLRDEVRQRMKNK
- a CDS encoding S8 family serine peptidase, which produces MGKTIGWIKVALLSCAFVAAFTAGHGWAQTQREDKTLAKFASPEAYTRLAAKAASAGSVRTLVRIEAPFTPELSLSQTEMNSQRAAMAAAQKSLISELEGMGIKTAESYRYKYVPYILLRADKTALAALAASSRVAAIEEDVLSKPMATPGWDTIQVEANVLHAAGHTGSGAYVAVLDTGVDKTHPYLAGAVASEACYSSNNETYNSTSLCPGQAPESTAVDSALPYGTGVCPAGDCDHGTHVSGTVAGRSGIVGSPGPGMAPGASLIAVQVFSRFDNAGACGGSPTCALSFSSDQIKGLERVYELRNGFNIAAVNMSLGGGEYFSAGSCNRANGAVKAVIDLLRGVGIASVISSGNSGYCGSMGSPGCISTAVSVGATDSDDLVADYSNSASFLSILAPGSAITSSVPGGTYDSWNGTSMAAPHVAGAWALIKADRADATVTDVLNGLVATGVSVRDTGKCPSVTKKRINVYDAYNRLIPPPVITVSPMTVNFGIVKEGVPSAAKTITIKNTGPIHCAPLNVDSITVSPAGEFTLTGAACPPIERLATCTFTAQVNATDYGIRTADLTIASDAPKKPAIIVRLTANAKAPVSSVTPITTNFGVIPIGSPSVKVLRVKNTGISDLDIASIVPGGDASFTVDSSDCPATLTQGQSCELAATFTPTTTDNVIGTITITSNDPDARRTVIIANLKGKGR
- a CDS encoding metalloregulator ArsR/SmtB family transcription factor is translated as MVSSRDMKVFELQSEICQTLANPKRLFILHLLKDGEMAVGDIIKAMGISKANLSQHLTILRQKGIVTSRREGLAVYYKLAVPKITEACGIMRDVLLDSLREKDGIARALQHRTDGENG